The Nitratidesulfovibrio sp. SRB-5 genomic sequence GGTACACCGGCGACGTTGCCGGGGCCATGGCGAAGCATGACGTGCCTGGCGGCTACCTGATGTGCTGTAACCAGTTCTGGGCGCACAAGGACCACCTGACGCTGTTCCGCGCGCTGGCGCGGCTGCGCGACGGTGGGGTGGAACTGCCGCTGGTGTGCACCGGCAGCGTGCACGATTACCGGGCGCCCGGCCATTTTCCCATGTTGCAGCGCGAGGTGCAGCGGCTTGGCATTGCCGGGCAGGTGCGCATTCTGGGGCTGATCGACCGGGGCGACCAGATCCAGTTGCTGCGCGGCGCCGATGCCGTGGTGCATCCCTCGCTGTTCGAGGGGTGGAGCACCGTGGTGGAGGATGCCCGGGCACTGGGCAAGACCATCGTGTATTCCGACATCGACGTGCATCTGGAACAGAACCCGCCGCACGGGGTGGCGTTCCGGGCCGGGGACCCCGTGGATCTGGCCCGTGCGCTGCTGCGATCGCGGTCCGGCTTTGGTCCCACGGCGGGTACGGAGCGCGAGGCGCAGGCCCGCGAACAGGGCGCGGAGCGTTTGCTGCGTTTCGGCATGGGCCTGGTGCATCTTGCCCGCGCCGCCGCCGCAGGGCGCGGGGCACGCTGACGGATTTTCCTTCCTGATCCCGAAACAGATAGGCCCAAGGGGCACCAACGGACAGGCCCGCCAACACGAATCGCGTGATGGCGGGCCTGTCCGTTGTGGCGTCTGCGTGCGGGTGGTGGATGGAAGGCCCGGTGGACTGTTTCGAGCCTGTTCCGGCTAGACCCGGCGCGATTCGGGCCGGGCTTGCCGCCTCAGGCCTGCGGTTTTCCGGTTCCCGGCAGGCGGGCCTGCACGGCGGCATTGGCACGGCGCAGGCTGGCGGGCATGCGCAGGTCGGGCATGCCGCCCGCGCCCTCCAGAAGCGCCACCAATGCCTGCGCGCACCGTTCCGGGCGGAAGCAGGCATCCCAGTGGGCCGCGCCCAGTTCGCCCAGGGCCGTGGCCGCGTCGGCATCGCGCAGCAGGGCACAGATGGCCTGGGGGAAATGGTTCGGCTCCGCGATCAGGCCGCCCGCCGCGTCTGCCAACGCGGTGCAGAGGGGGGGGGCGATCCACGGCGTGCCCAGGGCCATGGCTTCGAGTGCGGCGTACGGCAGGGCGGATTCCGAACCGCCGGGCAGCAGCAGGATGTCGGCGTCACGCAGGGCGGACTGCACCTGCGGGCGGGGCAACGGCCCCAGCAGGCGCACGCGCGGGTCGGCATTGGCGCGGCCGGGCACGCCGCCGCCGGGTTCGTCGCCGGGGCCGTCGCCGGTTGGGCCGCCGATGATGGCCAGTTGCCACTGTCCGTCGCCGTGGGCCAGCCCGTGCAGCGTATCGAGCCGTTTGAGTACATTCGGCAGATCGGGCAGGCCGCTCTCCGGCAGGAAGTCGGACACGGCGACCAGCAGCGGGATGTCCGGCGCAAGGCCGTGCTGCCGCCGGAAGTCGTCGGGCGCGGGCGCGGGCAGAACGGCGCGCGGTACGAAATGGCTGGTTGCACCCATGAGGTGCAGCACCTGCGCGTCGCAGCCAGATTCGGAACCACGGACCACCTCGTCCGCGCAGGCCAGCGCAAAGCGCAGGTAGGGCAGGTCGCCGCCCTGCCGGACCGTCGCAAGGTCGGCTGTGCTGATGGAGGGCAGCAGCATGGTGCGCACGTCGTGCTTGCGCAGCAGCCTGCATGCGGGCAGCAGCCACGCGCCGGGAGGGCCCGCGAGAAGGGCGGCGCGGGTGGCGCCACTTTCGGCCAGCCGGTCCAGCCGGTACAGGTCGGACAGGCCGGGGGTGGCCCATAGTCCGGTTTCGGTGACGGCGATGTCCTGCGGGGCAGGTTCCGCGTGATCCGGGCGTGGCCCGGTCACCACGTGCGGGGCATATCCCGACTGCGCAAGGGCCGCGCCCAGTTCTTCCAGGTGGCGGGCCATCCCCGATTTTTCAGTACGGGGGGCCGCCCCTCCGTGGTCGGGCGGGAAGGATTCGCCGAACAGCAGCACACGGGGCGCTCCGTTGCGGTCGGCACCGTCCCACCCCGAGCCCGTGCTGCCCGTGCTGCCTGTGCTGCCCGTGCTGCCTGTGCTGGAGGACGGGATGTCCGCGACATGGGCGGCGGCCAGCGAAAGCTGCGAGGGAAAGCCCAGCGGCGACGGCGCGTGGCGCAGCGAAAGCAGGTGGCCGGGCCTGGATGCGGCGCGGGCGATGACGCGCAGGTTCCGTTCCGCCAATGCCGCGCACGGGCCCGCGCGCAGCTCGCCCAGCGTCGTGACGGCCTTTTGCACGTCCCCCCGCAGGGCGTCGACAATGGCCAGTGACAGCCTGGTGGCATCGCGGCCGGGGGCCAGGCGCAGGGCATGCAGAAAGCAGCGGCGCGCGAAGTCCGCATCCTGCCCGAACGCGCCATCCGACCACGGCGTGAGAAATTCCAGGGCGCGCAGCCCCATGTCGTGGTGGACGTCGGCCTGTTGTTCCGGCGTTGCCAGGGGAGCGCCCGCCATGGCGTACAGTTGTTCGATGACGTCCGCCCTGCGCCAGAAACGGCGTATCCGCTCGTTTTCCTTGCGCATGGTGTCATCGCGGAAGGTAATGGCCCCTTGGTGGGCAAGGTACAGGCCCATGGCCTCGGGCACGTGCGCCACCTTGCCCGCCAGCGATGCCCGGATGGCGAAATCCCAGTCCCCGGCGGCAGAGTATGTGGCGTCGAACGGGCCGATCCTGTCGTGCAGGTCGCGCCGCCACACGGGCTGCGGGCCGAAGGGAAAATACAGCAGCGTGGCGGGCGCGAACGGCGCGGGCGTGAGGAAGGGGCGCGACCTGTCGTTCTCGGCGAAGGTTTCGTTTTCCGTGCCGGTGGTGAAGCTGGTGCCGTATGCCAGTACGTGGTCGGGGCGTTCTTCCAGCGCGGCGGCCAGCAGGCCGAGGCAGTCGGGGTGGTGGCGGTCGTCGCTGTTGGCGTTGGTCAGGTATTTGCCCCGCGCCGCCGCCGCCCCACGGTTCCACGCGGCGTAGACGTTTTCGCGCTGGGGGGTGCGCAGGTAGGTGATGTTGCCATGGTGCGCGAGGTAGGTGTCGATGATGGCGCGCTCGTTCTGGGGCGAGCAGGAATCGACGATGACGATCTCAATGGCGTCGGCGATGGTCTGGGCCAGCAGGTCGTCCAGGCACCCGGTCAGGAACCGTTCGGCCTTGTAGACGGAAACGATGGCGGAGACCAGGTAGTCCCGGTTTTCTGAAGGTAGAAACGCTTCCAGGTGGTCCGACATCGCGTTCTTACTCCGGATTTGAGAACGTTCGCGCCGTGCGGCGGCGGGGGCGGCGTGCCCCGTTCAGCAACTGCCTGCAAGGCAGTCGGTGGGCATGCCGGTGCGGGCGGGCGGGGCCTCGGGCATGGCCGCATGCGCCCCCATGCCGATGGGAAAGGGCGGCTGGGCCGGGACATCGGCAAACAGCAGGCCGCGCAAGGGCGGAAGCTGCGCGCCCGGTGCGCCGCGCAGCAGCGCCCGCGCGGTTTCCCGCATGCGCGTCAGGACATCGCGGCGCGTGTCGAAGATGTTGCAGCAGGCCTTCATGTGGTTGTCGCCAAGGCGGATGCGCTGGGCGCGGTCGGCCATGGTGAGGGACAGCCCGGGGATGTCGTGCAGCAGGTCCAGCGCGCGCCCGAAGAACGTGGCGGCCTTGGCGGAAAAGCCCATTTCGCGCAGCAGCAGCCCCAGGTTGAGGTTCAGCGCGGGGGATTCCTGCAGCATGGAGACGCGGCACAGGCTGTCGAAGGCGCCCTTGCCGTCGCCACCGCGCAGGCGGACGCTGGCGGTCTTCATGTGCAGCAGGTCCGCGGGGTACCCCAGCGCCCCGAGTTCTTCAAGGCAGGCATCGGCCTCCGCCGGGGGGCAAATGGCCAGCCGTTCCAGCAGGGCCATGATGCGTTGGCTGGGTTCGGAACAGAACATCTGGCCGAACCGGCGCAGATAGTGGCGTACGGCGGGGTGCGCCAGGTGCCGGTTGTCTTCCATGTAATGCCGGCTTCCCGCCAGCTCCGAGAAGACGATGTCGTATCCGGGAAAGTAGTGGACGTTGTCGTGGCGGCGGCAGAATTCGTTGACGGCGGCGTAGAGCGTGAACTTCGAGGCGTTGTTGCCCTGTACGGCATCTTCGTCGCGGTAGGTCACGCGCAGCGGGGTGGGACAGACGCCAACGATGATCTGCATGCGCGGGTTGAAGCGCAACAGCAGGTCGCGCGTGCTTTCGAGGTAGGCGATGTTCTCGGCCACCGTCAGGAAATGGACCTCGAGGTCGGTGGATTCGCACAGCACGCCGGGGTAGGGGTGCAGGATGAACTCGTCCGTCCGGCGGTTCTTCCACACCTCGATCAGGCTCGGCGTCAGGATGATGACCTCGGTGCGGGACAGGGCTTCCCGCACGTTGCGCTCGATGGCGTTTATCTTGGCGCGGCAGGCGTCGATATCCTGGTCGTAGACGCGATGATGGTTCAGGTCGGTGTACCCGCTGGTGCCGAAAAACAACTGCTCCCGGCTGGTCAGCCGGTTTGCGTGGGCGTTGTCTATCTCGCGCAGGATGGAGTGGCAGGAATACTTGTACCCTGCCTGCGGCTCCAGGGCGTTGAAGTGGTACATGTCCAGAAACAGTTGCAGATACTCGCCGAAGCAACTGCCAAGGTTCATGACCGGGGTGTCGTGGGCTATCAGCGGCACATGCGGCAGGTGAACCGCCCGTTCCTCAAGCGGCCATTGGCGGTATGCGGGAAATCTGTCGAAGTATTCCATGGCTCGTTTCGCTGTCGCCCGGGAAGCATCATGCCCCGGGGTGGGCCGTGGTGGACTGGATGATGTCCAGAACGCGGTGTTCAAGGTCCGGGGCCAAGGCGACGGCCTGCTCGGCGAAGCGGAGCATGTGCAGCCTGTTGCCCGCGTGATGGGCTTCTAGCGTCTTCGCCACCAGCATGAGCGCCAGCAGGCGGTTGTCGTCGGGCGCGGTGGACTGCGAAAGGCTCCATATGTCTTCCCCGAGCTGGAAGATGCGCCGGAGTTCCTCCGGCGTCTTGCGATGGCCCACGCCAAGGTGCGTGGCCAGAAAGGCTTGCTGCTCCGGAGAAATGTCTTCGCGTGGCGTCTTGAACAGTTGCGCAAGATGCTCAGTTACGGGAAGCTGTTCTATGTCGCCGGAAATCTGGCTGTAGTAGAGCTGGTGGTTGCTGTTCCACGTGGTCGTCGTGGTAATGTGAAAATATGGTTTCCCAAGACTTGTGCAGTGTCCTATACATGATCCTGGGGTCATGGATGCCGTTATGGTGGCCGGTTCGATTATTTCACGAAGGCGGCGATAGAAGTTTTTATCATATATGTGTCCGGCACATTGCACCGTGAATCCTTTCCTGATGTATTCCTCATGCAGCCCGCGCTGGATGTCCCTCCAGTACATGCACACGCGCACCGTGTCGAAATCCTTGCCCATTCGTTCCAGCGTGGCGCAGATTTCCGCAACGTCGTAATCGTTTTCCACCCAGTGCGTGGAGTGGCTGGGAAAGAACAGCAGGTTGCGTCCGAACGCGGCGTGCAGTTCCTCCAGCCTTTCGGGGCGCGGAGGGGATACGTATTCTATCAGGGGCCCCAGCGCGAAGCATGCCTTGTTCGTGGCGCTGTGAATGACGTCGAACCGGCTGGGCGACCAGCAGCAATAGACGAAGAACGGCGCGTTGATTTCCGTGGCCCAATTGGAATTTCCGAACCGTACGCCATGTTCGATGATGCTCCGTAACGGCTTTTCGCCCGCAAGGCCGACGTAGCGCTTGAGCATGGAGGCATGCCCGTAGAAGTCGTTGACCTGGAAGGTTTCCACCGTCTTGAACGGTCGCTCGGCGGCAAGGCGGGCCAGCGTTGCGCTTGTGGAAGCTGCGGCGGACAGGGTGTACATGTAAACTCCACGGATACGGGCGAATCGTTTGTGTGACGCCGAGGGGGCAGCGATCAGAGGGGACGCGGGAGGCCGTCCGAGCGCAACCGGGCAGGACGTGTGGGGCATGCGCGAACATGCCGGACGGACGGGTCTACCGGCATCCTGCCGCCCCATGGATCATGCCGACGGCAGGATGCGTCGGAGCGTTCGGACGAACAGCCCTACGTCCCATGCGGCAAGGCCCGCTGGTAACATTCCCCTGGCCAGAAATG encodes the following:
- a CDS encoding glycosyltransferase family 4 protein; this encodes MRIGIYVQWGVEGWTGGINYVRHLVMGAAALPPRLRPHIVLLFDAAQAPALHCYEGILPLVDEVRVVSGGRDADGVFHVQDPETAFAGLDLAYPLPHGFWNPPSHLPRVFWIPDFQHKRLPRFFSGQELANRDTLFAEIAGRADMVVLSSEAAQRDLAEFYGVEAARSFVLPFCTVGEADWYTGDVAGAMAKHDVPGGYLMCCNQFWAHKDHLTLFRALARLRDGGVELPLVCTGSVHDYRAPGHFPMLQREVQRLGIAGQVRILGLIDRGDQIQLLRGADAVVHPSLFEGWSTVVEDARALGKTIVYSDIDVHLEQNPPHGVAFRAGDPVDLARALLRSRSGFGPTAGTEREAQAREQGAERLLRFGMGLVHLARAAAAGRGAR
- a CDS encoding glycosyltransferase, with the protein product MSDHLEAFLPSENRDYLVSAIVSVYKAERFLTGCLDDLLAQTIADAIEIVIVDSCSPQNERAIIDTYLAHHGNITYLRTPQRENVYAAWNRGAAAARGKYLTNANSDDRHHPDCLGLLAAALEERPDHVLAYGTSFTTGTENETFAENDRSRPFLTPAPFAPATLLYFPFGPQPVWRRDLHDRIGPFDATYSAAGDWDFAIRASLAGKVAHVPEAMGLYLAHQGAITFRDDTMRKENERIRRFWRRADVIEQLYAMAGAPLATPEQQADVHHDMGLRALEFLTPWSDGAFGQDADFARRCFLHALRLAPGRDATRLSLAIVDALRGDVQKAVTTLGELRAGPCAALAERNLRVIARAASRPGHLLSLRHAPSPLGFPSQLSLAAAHVADIPSSSTGSTGSTGSTGSTGSGWDGADRNGAPRVLLFGESFPPDHGGAAPRTEKSGMARHLEELGAALAQSGYAPHVVTGPRPDHAEPAPQDIAVTETGLWATPGLSDLYRLDRLAESGATRAALLAGPPGAWLLPACRLLRKHDVRTMLLPSISTADLATVRQGGDLPYLRFALACADEVVRGSESGCDAQVLHLMGATSHFVPRAVLPAPAPDDFRRQHGLAPDIPLLVAVSDFLPESGLPDLPNVLKRLDTLHGLAHGDGQWQLAIIGGPTGDGPGDEPGGGVPGRANADPRVRLLGPLPRPQVQSALRDADILLLPGGSESALPYAALEAMALGTPWIAPPLCTALADAAGGLIAEPNHFPQAICALLRDADAATALGELGAAHWDACFRPERCAQALVALLEGAGGMPDLRMPASLRRANAAVQARLPGTGKPQA
- a CDS encoding GSCFA domain-containing protein codes for the protein MEYFDRFPAYRQWPLEERAVHLPHVPLIAHDTPVMNLGSCFGEYLQLFLDMYHFNALEPQAGYKYSCHSILREIDNAHANRLTSREQLFFGTSGYTDLNHHRVYDQDIDACRAKINAIERNVREALSRTEVIILTPSLIEVWKNRRTDEFILHPYPGVLCESTDLEVHFLTVAENIAYLESTRDLLLRFNPRMQIIVGVCPTPLRVTYRDEDAVQGNNASKFTLYAAVNEFCRRHDNVHYFPGYDIVFSELAGSRHYMEDNRHLAHPAVRHYLRRFGQMFCSEPSQRIMALLERLAICPPAEADACLEELGALGYPADLLHMKTASVRLRGGDGKGAFDSLCRVSMLQESPALNLNLGLLLREMGFSAKAATFFGRALDLLHDIPGLSLTMADRAQRIRLGDNHMKACCNIFDTRRDVLTRMRETARALLRGAPGAQLPPLRGLLFADVPAQPPFPIGMGAHAAMPEAPPARTGMPTDCLAGSC